Proteins from one Candidatus Margulisiibacteriota bacterium genomic window:
- a CDS encoding dihydrofolate reductase family protein, which produces MLPKVIIHNSVTLDGALTGFTPDMALHYKLAGQYQPEATLIGSNTARIGFEMFGMPSAETSADFSQPQRSSSLPYWVIPDTRGSLKGLLHGCRRFEYCRDVVVLVSESTPRDYLDYLTERHYDYHVVGQDRIDLKQALALLAEQYKAKTVLADTGKILSNLLITQGLADELSLLVHPQIDGGKGLNIFTGLRLDKLTLLGCKKYKNGPVWLRYGLK; this is translated from the coding sequence ATGCTTCCCAAAGTAATCATCCACAATTCGGTCACTCTTGACGGGGCGCTGACCGGGTTTACTCCCGACATGGCGCTGCACTATAAATTGGCGGGGCAATATCAGCCCGAAGCGACGCTGATCGGCTCAAATACCGCCCGGATCGGATTTGAAATGTTCGGGATGCCGTCGGCGGAAACGAGCGCCGACTTCAGCCAGCCGCAGCGCTCCTCCTCTCTCCCCTACTGGGTGATCCCGGATACCAGGGGGAGCTTAAAGGGCCTGCTCCACGGCTGCCGCCGGTTCGAGTATTGCCGCGACGTCGTCGTTCTGGTCTCGGAGAGCACCCCGCGCGACTATCTGGACTACCTAACGGAGCGGCATTACGACTATCATGTAGTCGGTCAAGACCGCATTGACCTGAAGCAAGCCCTGGCGCTTTTGGCCGAACAATACAAGGCAAAGACCGTACTGGCCGACACCGGGAAGATCTTGAGCAATCTTTTGATAACGCAAGGTTTGGCCGACGAACTCAGCCTGCTGGTCCACCCCCAGATAGACGGCGGGAAAGGATTGAACATTTTCACCGGTCTCCGGCTTGATAAGCTAACGCTCCTCGGCTGCAAAAAATACAAGAACGGCCCGGTCTGGCTTAGATACGGGTTGAAATGA
- a CDS encoding pyrimidine dimer DNA glycosylase/endonuclease V, whose product MRLWSLHPQYLDPQGLVALWRESLLAQKVLQGKTKGYRHHPQLDRFKSHPYPLKAIATYLDVVQKEACRRGYCFDRRKIGKGRTRRRIAVGKREVKEEFAWLLSKLKKRDPDRYHKLRGSKKIRRHPLFNS is encoded by the coding sequence ATGCGCCTTTGGAGCTTACATCCGCAATATCTTGATCCCCAGGGACTGGTTGCGCTCTGGCGAGAGTCCTTGCTGGCGCAAAAGGTGCTGCAGGGGAAAACAAAAGGATACCGGCACCACCCCCAGCTCGACCGCTTCAAGTCCCACCCCTATCCGCTAAAAGCGATCGCCACTTACCTCGATGTTGTCCAGAAAGAAGCGTGCCGGCGCGGCTACTGCTTTGACCGGCGCAAGATCGGCAAAGGGAGAACACGGAGGCGGATCGCGGTCGGCAAGCGCGAGGTGAAGGAAGAGTTTGCCTGGCTGTTGTCAAAGCTGAAGAAGCGCGACCCGGACAGGTACCACAAGCTGCGCGGATCGAAAAAGATCAGGCGGCACCCGCTGTTTAATTCCTAA
- a CDS encoding bifunctional methionine sulfoxide reductase B/A protein — MVKKLLTFYLLLFLTGGVLAMSQPPKASESGKVRLYDPELGTVVVVDRVVKSDREWQKLLTPEQYEVTANKGTERPYTCSFEEVKGDGFYRCVRCGTALFKAGTKFESGTGWPSFYEPVSPLNIKELPDNSLGIKRTEVVCARCGAHLGHVFDDGPRPTGKRYCINGVALKFVPFGAASKLKQATFGAGCFWHVQEEFDKVKGVKETAVGFAGGTVPDPSYELVCGGNTGHAEVVHLKYDPKQVSYEELLKVFWRIHDPTQLDRQGPDVGKQYRSVIFYYDDEQKAAAEKSQQAEQKKHKQPIVTELIPASDFFRAEEYHQRYLEKQRGK; from the coding sequence GTGGTCAAAAAACTGTTGACCTTTTATCTGCTTCTTTTCCTAACCGGAGGTGTATTAGCTATGTCGCAACCCCCCAAAGCGAGCGAGAGCGGCAAGGTCCGGCTTTACGACCCCGAACTGGGAACGGTAGTTGTTGTCGACCGGGTGGTCAAGAGCGACCGGGAATGGCAAAAACTGTTGACGCCCGAGCAATATGAAGTGACGGCCAACAAGGGGACGGAGCGGCCGTATACCTGCTCGTTTGAGGAGGTCAAGGGGGACGGCTTTTACCGCTGTGTCCGCTGCGGCACGGCGCTTTTCAAGGCCGGCACCAAGTTCGAATCGGGGACCGGCTGGCCGAGCTTTTACGAGCCGGTCTCGCCGCTCAACATCAAAGAATTGCCGGACAACTCGCTCGGAATAAAGCGGACCGAAGTCGTTTGCGCCCGCTGCGGCGCGCATCTCGGTCATGTTTTTGACGACGGCCCCCGCCCCACGGGAAAACGCTACTGCATCAACGGTGTCGCCCTGAAGTTCGTCCCCTTTGGCGCGGCGTCCAAGCTCAAGCAGGCAACTTTTGGCGCCGGTTGTTTCTGGCACGTGCAGGAGGAGTTTGACAAGGTCAAGGGGGTCAAGGAGACGGCGGTCGGTTTTGCCGGCGGCACGGTCCCCGATCCGAGTTACGAGCTGGTCTGCGGCGGCAATACCGGGCATGCCGAGGTCGTCCATCTGAAATACGATCCGAAGCAGGTCAGCTACGAGGAACTGCTAAAAGTTTTCTGGCGGATCCACGATCCGACTCAACTCGACCGTCAGGGGCCGGACGTCGGCAAGCAGTATCGGTCGGTGATCTTCTATTATGATGACGAGCAAAAAGCCGCGGCGGAGAAGTCGCAGCAAGCCGAGCAGAAAAAGCATAAACAGCCGATCGTCACTGAGCTTATCCCGGCCAGCGACTTTTTCCGCGCCGAGGAATATCACCAGCGGTATCTGGAGAAGCAAAGGGGGAAATGA
- a CDS encoding helix-hairpin-helix domain-containing protein, giving the protein MMKKAADDSLESLPNIGKTIAGKLRKIGIKGKKDFLKRDPFTVFDTLLKKCDPTLCRCALASIVGASVGAPWHEITKETAQEYAKRHPRHKWGPC; this is encoded by the coding sequence ATGATGAAGAAAGCCGCCGACGACTCGCTCGAATCCCTGCCAAACATCGGCAAGACGATCGCCGGGAAGCTCAGGAAGATCGGGATCAAGGGCAAGAAAGACTTCCTGAAACGCGATCCATTCACGGTTTTCGACACCCTGTTAAAAAAATGCGACCCCACCCTGTGCCGTTGCGCGCTGGCGTCGATCGTCGGCGCCAGCGTCGGCGCGCCCTGGCACGAGATCACCAAAGAGACGGCGCAAGAATATGCCAAGCGCCATCCCCGGCATAAGTGGGGACCGTGCTGA
- a CDS encoding DUF3795 domain-containing protein, which translates to MLIAPCGMNCAICLGHLREKNKCPGCNSWGRNKPKYCRICSIKFCTHQKRFCFTCPIFPCARLKKLDKRYRTRYGMSMLDNLALIKKIGVRKFVKREEKRWKCPKCGKTLCVHRPFCLFCGNKARKGP; encoded by the coding sequence GTGCTGATCGCCCCCTGCGGGATGAATTGCGCTATCTGTCTCGGCCATCTCCGGGAGAAGAACAAATGTCCCGGCTGCAACTCCTGGGGCCGCAACAAGCCCAAGTACTGCCGCATCTGCAGTATCAAGTTTTGCACCCACCAAAAGCGCTTCTGTTTCACCTGCCCCATCTTCCCCTGCGCCCGGCTCAAAAAGCTCGACAAACGGTATCGGACGCGGTACGGGATGAGCATGCTCGACAATTTGGCGCTGATCAAAAAGATCGGGGTCAGGAAGTTCGTCAAGCGTGAGGAAAAACGGTGGAAGTGCCCGAAATGCGGTAAAACGCTATGCGTGCATCGGCCGTTCTGCCTTTTCTGTGGAAATAAGGCCCGTAAGGGCCCGTAA